A single genomic interval of Penaeus vannamei isolate JL-2024 chromosome 33, ASM4276789v1, whole genome shotgun sequence harbors:
- the LOC138867918 gene encoding probable glutamate receptor, with protein sequence MKPLLASLLLGLCLEPSASARWSAGGPPEPLEATAKKAMRELSQGPLQGRRLSVLVDVEAEKSVDVGELLSSMGAEAYLTRTGGEGDPGPEAFEGELEDDLVEGEFAHENASREMVVGDVLVALVGDKVPWPLTSPPPWWGPSAVLIIGLSLQCQAARMFQMALVERTTWVSYLCPIRTQGQARFTVLSWLPFDPDQRLVSLGIWEPESFSTFSQLFIDRFKSMGGHTLNVASDDDDAPLLFLDENDEFEGTCKRILDSLADAFNFTFTLTHGAPDLKWGEIENGTWVGLLGEVYRGRKDLAINYFTITYERAQYFDYSISYHTEGFGFALPRPPPLPQWRSLVYPFTWVVWVGVGVVLVFTGMAFFLLTYTQPVAPDVSLPGAFGIIMMGLVNQAPTKIPASWSLRVFLAGWWITAYIIVISYNCNLIAVLTVPVYPKRIQTLEQLADSHYRLCMLDYGEFVPDALLQSAEPVMSSLGRKMDLVAVTEEGFYGQEDCAAHVLADSNAHIETYAYLQLTYADMELLDNVYFMKSQIYEGNLAFFYRKHTPWRRVLDKGLQRLVEAGFVAHWQNDLIQQYTRAGKVARGSIPQPLALGHLQGVFFVYGLGLATALLVFLVEARLTARKDHKPV encoded by the exons ATGAAGCCGCTGCTCGCATCGCTGCTGCTTGGCCTCTGCCTCGAGCCCTCCGCGAGCGCCCGATGGAGCGCTGGCGGGCCGCCCGAGCCCCTGGAGGCGACGGCGAAGAAGGCGATGCGCGAGCTCTCCCAAGGACCGCTCCAGGGACGTCGCCTGTCCGTGCTGGTGGACGTCGAGGCGGAGAAGTCCGTGGACGTCGGCGAGCTCCTCTCCTCCATGGGCGCTGAGGCTTACCTGACCCGCACCGGCGGCGAGGGCGACCCGGGGCCCGAGGCTTTCGAGGGCGAGCTGGAGGACGACCTCGTCGAGGGCGAGTTTGCTCACGAGAACGCCTCGCGCGAAATGGTTGTGGGAG ACGTCTTGGTCGCGCTGGTCGGCGACAAAGTGCCGTGGCCGCTGACGTCGCCGCCGCCGTGGTGGGGCCCCTCGGCGGTGCTCATCATCGGCCTGAGCCTCCAGTGCCAGGCCGCGCGAATGTTCCAGATGGCGCTGGTCGAGAGGACGACTTGGGTGAGCTACCTCTGCCCCATACGCACTCAGGGTCAGGCCCGCTTCACCGTCCTGTCCTGGCTGCCCTTCGACCCCGACCAGCGGCTTGTGTCCCTCGGCATCTGGGAACCGGAATCGTTCTCCACGTTCTCTCAGCTGTTCATAGATCGGTTCAAGTCCATGGGCGGCCACACCCTCAACGTGGCCAGTGACGACGACGacgcccccctccttttcctggaCGAAAACGACGAGTTCGAAGGGACGTGCAAGCGCATCCTGGACTCCTTGGCGGACGCTTTCaacttcaccttcaccctcacacaCGGAGCTCCTGACT TGAAGTGGGGcgagatagaaaacgggacgtGGGTCGGGCTCCTGGGCGAGGTGTACCGCGGCAGGAAGGACTTGGCGATCAACTACTTCACTATCACATACGAACGAGCGCAGTACTTCGACTATTCGATATCCTACCACACAGAGGG GTTCGGTTTCGCTCTCCCAAGACCTCCTCCCCTGCCACAGTGGCGCAGCTTAGTGTATCCTTTCACGTGGGTGGtttgggtgggcgtgggcgtcgtcCTCGTGTTCACTGGGATGGCCTTCTTCCTCCTGACCTACACTCAGCCCGTGGCTCCCGACGTCTCGTTGCCGGGGGCTTTTGGGATCATCATGATG GGCCTCGTGAACCAAGCCCCCACGAAGATCCCAGCCTCCTGGTCCCTCCGGGTGTTCCTCGCCGGGTGGTGGATCACTGCCTACATCATCGTCATTTCGTACAACTGCAACCTCATCGCCGTGCTCACCGTGCCCGTCTACCCGAAGAGGATCCAGACGCTTGAGCAACTCGCCGACAGCCACTATAG GCTCTGCATGCTGGATTACGGGGAATTCGTGCCGGACGCGCTCCTGCAGTCCGCGGAGCCCGTGATGAGCAGCCTCGGCAGGAAGATGGACCTCGTCGCCGTCACCGAGGAGGGCTTCTACGGCCAGGAGGACTGCGCCGCCCACGTCCTCGCCGACAGCAACGCCCACATCGAGACCTACGCTTATCTGCAGCTCACCTACGCGGACATGGAGCTCCTGGACAACGTGTACTTCATGAAGTCGCAGATTTACGAAGGAAACCTCGCGTTCTTCTACCGGAAGCACACGCCGTGGCGCCGCGTGCTGGACAAGGGGCTCCAGCGCCTGGTGGAGGCCGGCTTCGTGGCGCACTGGCAGAACGACCTCATCCAGCAGTACACGCGGGCcggcaag GTCGCCAGAGGCTCGATCCCGCAGCCGCTCGCGCTGGGCCACCTCCAGGGCGTGTTCTTCGTCTACGGCCTCGGTCTGGCCACcgccctcctcgtcttcctcgtcgAGGCCCGTCTGACCGCGCGGAAGGACCACAAGCCAGTCTAA
- the LOC113801636 gene encoding glutamate receptor ionotropic, kainate glr-3 — MRHSRRRSHLSEVLVGVMGGTRMPWMLNSPPRPWSSSAVLMLSLGDECHAAAILQTRLLQQTPSVAVMCLERPRDPRAPQRPLSFHVFTWQPFLSAAKLVPLGRWSAAAFPDWTALFPDRFVSLRGATLHVASDDGDMPFFFRKPDGTFDGTSKRMMDALGEWMDFSFTLTRRASDKKWGEKVNGTWVGMLGDVWRGDKDLAINYFSVTLERVEDFDYSVSHYNEGFGFSIMIPPPLPRWLNLIYPFSLLVWAAVGGSLLVTAATLYALSYARQHLSPFQSFIFTVQSLMNQSIQKIPAPWPLRAFVAVWWITAYIIVISYTCNLIAVLTVPVYPKRIHTIKELADSDYRICMLDYGEFVPEALATSSDATLFALGSKLDLSPVVETQYYGEEGCVEMVLDGDHAHVETYSFVKLLYSEMGHGDEVYFVKEQIYEANLAFFFRKNTPWKYKFDQGIRRLVEAGLVHKWYDDIMDGLRRKHSKEYSQSESAEKPLTLAHLQGPFLIYAVGQLLSAFIFLFEYFSSKQQPDS, encoded by the exons ATGAGGCATTCAAGGAGGCGGTCGCACCTTTCAGAGGTGTTGGTGGGCGTGATGGGCGGCACAAGGATGCCCTGGATGCTGAACTCCCCCCCACGCCCTTGGTCGTCCTCAGCCGTGCTCATGCTCAGCCTCGGCGACGAGTGCCACGCCGCTGCCATCCTCCAGACTCGCCTCCTGCAGCAGACTCCGAGCGTGGCGGTCATGTGCCTCGAGCGCCCCAGGGACCCCCGGGCGCCGCAGCGCCCCCTGTCCTTCCACGTCTTCACGTGGCAGCCGTTCCTCTCCGCGGCGAAGCTGGTCCCTCTGGGACGCTGGTCGGCCGCCGCCTTCCCCGACTGGACGGCGCTGTTCCCGGACAGGTTCGTCTCGCTGCGCGGCGCCACCCTGCACGTGGCCAGCGACGACGGCGACATGCCCTTCTTCTTCAGGAAGCCAGACGGCACCTTCGACGGCACCAGCAAGAGGATGATGGACGCCCTGGGCGAGTGGATGGACTTCTCGTTCACGCTCACTCGTCGAGCTAGTGACA agaaatggggagaaaaggTGAACGGGACTTGGGTCGGGATGCTAGGGGACGTGTGGCGCGGGGACAAGGACCTCGCCATCAACTACTTCTCCGTCACCCTCGAGAGAGTGGAGGACTTCGACTACTCGGTGTCTCATTACAACGAAGG CTTCGGGTTTAGCATCATgatcccgcctcctctcccccgctgGCTCAACCTCATCTACCCGTTCAGCCTCCTTGTCTGGGCGGCTGTGGGCGGCAGCTTACTGGTGACCGCTGCCACCCTCTATGCTCTCAGTTACGCCCGACAACACCTGTCGCCGTTTCAGAGCTTTATATTCACTGTGCAG AGCCTGATGAACCAGAGTATACAAAAGATTCCCGCCCCCTGGCCGCTGCGTGCGTTCGTGGCCGTGTGGTGGATTACGGCCTACATCATCGTCATTTCGTATACCTGCAACCTCATCGCCGTCCTGACTGTTCCCGTTTACCCGAAGAGGATCCACACCATCAAAGAACTAGCGGATAGTGACTACAG GATATGCATGCTGGACTACGGCGAGTTCGTCCCCGAGGCGCTGGCCACCTCCTCGGACGCCACGCTGTTCGCCCTGGGCTCCAAGCTGGACCTGAGCCCCGTGGTGGAGACCCAGTACTACGGGGAGGAAGGCTGCGTCGAAATGGTGCTGGACGGCGACCACGCGCACGTCGAAACGTATTCCTTTGTGAAACTCCTTTACAGCGAGATGGGACACGGCGACGAGGTCTATTTCGTGAAGGAGCAGATCTACGAGGCGAATCTGGCCTTCTTCTTCAGGAAGAATACGCCCTGGAAGTACAAGTTCGACCAGGGGATTCGCCGCCTGGTCGAAGCCGGCCTCGTGCACAAGTGGTACGACGACATCATGGACGGGTTGAGACGAAAGCACTCCAAG GAATACTCGCAGTCCGAATCCGCCGAGAAGCCCCTCACGCTAGCCCATCTCCAGGGGCCTTTCCTCATATACGCCGTCGGCCAACTGCTGTCagctttcatcttcctcttcgaaTATTTTTCCTCGAAACAGCAGCCCGACAGCTAG
- the mal gene encoding molybdenum cofactor sulfurase isoform X1 produces the protein MAAVLEKLKIPPNYDVERVIKEDFDRLKGHYYLDHAAATLYSDSQIQAASAELQNSLLGNPHSRSCVSDAATRIVDSVRQRILDHFNTTADEYDVIFTSGATQALKIVAEHFNWHGSEETCTENGDINISKNNPEPTIQLENGHVSNSSVQEEVFDSHRKEKTHGAFVYAMENHTSVLGMRGPAAANGADVYCLQTEQLHHVLDKCKTFPSKTNLNHTDAREKDDSVRAPNGNRKKKRHCLFAYSAQCNFSGVKSPLVWIDKVQKGALDPVLKRQPLNKNNTYLPENTADDCIWYVVLDAAGFTATCPLDLSQWKPDFVPVSFYKIFGYPTGLGCLLVHQRAWIVLGKSYFGGGSVLMIDSRRIVAVPRPVLHEKFEDGTLAFLNIPAVRNGLDTIENHTGGMKNVQQHVFNLARYTHHSLRSFRHGNGAPVVEAYPKGAYWDVRTQGSIVNFSILKSDGTYVGYSQVEKFASLYNIHLRTGCLCNPGACQKYLNISEETLIQQFKAGHVCGDAHDLVEGLPTGSVRISFGYMNSYKDADQLLQMVKECFVEGNLIIDSSWIEVQPCLVEKESHHMRGQTESEKLEIVNRNEEHFDGDESTVRTMNGYLDSDVTNTPLQVENERNVTSAPPLKLTNIILYPVKSCSGISVREWSIGEEGLKYDRQWMIVTNSGATLTQKRLPIMSLIKPSIDMINGLLKLSFKGESIAVPLEPQDGSTRDASLCRGVVCGDRIRGHDCGPEVGNWLSRVLQQPDLKLMQQLNKRTGKLDSKGNGSLGESLSFANESQYLVIHRASVRKLLQDISEKGLAKLTEEELVSRFRANLVLDGGEPYEEDSWEELLLGKLRFKVQGGCNRCQMVGVIPETGERMKEPMITLAATRGSYMKFGIHAAAVSSVSIDETISVRSKVRVTSNADLM, from the exons ATGGCTGCAGTGCTGGAAAAATTAAAGATCCCACCTAATTATGACGTTGAGCGAGTAATTAAAGAAGATTTTGATAGACTAAAAG gTCATTACTATCTTGATCATGCTGCTGCCACCTTGTACAGTGACAGCCAAATCCAAGCAGCATCGGCAGAACTCCAGAATTCTCTGCTTGGAAACCCACACTCGCGCAGTTGTGTCAGTGATGCTGCAACCCGGATAGTTGACTCAGTTCGCCAAAG aattctGGATCATTTTAATACAACTGCTGATGAATATGATGTCATTTTTACATCAGGAGCTACCCAAGCACTGAAAATAGTAGCAGAGCATTTCAACTGGCATGGCTCAGAGGAAACTTGTACTGAAAATGGAGATATCAATATCAGCAAGAACAACCCAGAACCTACAATCCAGCTGGAAAATGGGCATGTCAGCAATAGTTCTGTGCAAGAGGAAGTATTTGACAgtcatagaaaagaaaaaactcatGGAGCTTTTGTGTATGCAATGGAGAATCATACCTCTGTGTTGGGTATGAGGGGACCTGCTGCTGCTAATGGTGCTGATGTGTATTGTCTCCAAACAGAACAGCTCCACCATGTGCTAGATAAGTGCAAGACATTTCCCTCCAAGACAAATCTTAACCACACAGATGCAAGGGAGAAGGATGATAGTGTAAGAGCTCCAAATggcaacagaaagaaaaagaggcattGTCTCTTTGCTTACAGTGCCCAGTGTAATTTTTCTGGTGTAAAGTCTCCTTTGGTATGGATAGATAAAGTTCAAAAAGGTGCTTTAGACCCTGTCTTGAAGAGGCAACCTTTAAACAAGAATAATACTTATTTGCCAG AAAACACAGCAGATGACTGCATTTGGTATGTGGTCCTGGACGCTGCTGGATTCACTGCTACATGCCCCCTAGACCTCTCTCAGTGGAAGCCAGATTTTGTTCCAGTGTCCTTCTACAAAATCTTTGGATACCCAACAGGCCTTG GTTGCTTGTTGGTGCATCAAAGAGCATGGATAGTCTTGGGAAAAAGCTACTTTGGGGGTGGTTCAGTGCTGATGATAGACTCTCGGAGGATTGTGGCTGTGCCTCGGCCTGTTCTTCACGAGAA GTTTGAAGATGGAACGTTGGCCTTCCTCAATATTCCTGCGGTTCGCAATGGGCTTGATACCATTGAAAATCACACAG gTGGGATGAAGAACGTCCAGCAACATGTTTTCAACTTAGCCCGCTACACACATCACAGTCTGCGAAGTTTCAGGCATGGGAATGGAGCCCCTGTTGTTGAGGCTTATCCTAAGGGTGCTTACTGGGATGTAAGGACTCAGGGATCCATTGTTAACTTCAGCATTCTTAAGTCAGATGGGACGTACGTTGGATATTCACAG GTGGAGAAATTTGCTTCCCTGTACAACATTCATTTACGCACTGGGTGTCTGTGTAATCCTGGAGCCTGCCAGAAGTACTTGAACATCTCTGAGGAGACACTAATTCAACAGTTTAAG GCTGGACATGTATGTGGAGATGCACATGACCTGGTAGAGGGTCTTCCGACTGGGTCTGTGAGGATAAGTTTTGGCTACATGAACTCCTACAAAGATGCAGACCAGCTACTCCAAATGGTGAAAGAGTGCTTTGTGGAAGGCAATCTCATTATTGATAGTTCATGGATAGAAGTTCAGCCCTGTTTAGTGGAAAAGGAAAGCCATCACATGAGAGGACAGACAGAATCGGAAAAGTTGGAAATTGTGAATAGAAATGAGGAACATTTTGATGGCGATGAAAGTACTGTGAGAACCATGAATGGATATTTAGATTCTGACGTTACAAACACACCATTACaagtggaaaatgaaagaaatgtgaCTTCTGCACCACCACTTAAACTCACAAATATTATTCTGTACCCAGTTAAATCTTGCAGTGGTATATCAGTAAGAGAATGGAGTATAGGAGAAGAGGGACTGAAGTATGACCGGCAGTGGATGATTGTAACAAACTCTGGGGCAACGCTTACACAGAAAAGGCTTCCAATTATGAGCCTCATAAAACCAAGCATTGACATGATAAATGGACTTCTTAAGCTTTCTTTCAAAG GTGAAAGTATTGCAGTTCCCTTAGAACCTCAGGACGGCAGCACCAGAGACGCATCTCTCTGCCGTGGTGTTGTGTGTGGCGACCGGATAAGGGGCCATGACTGTGGACCAGAAGTTGGGAATTGGCTTTCACGGGTACTTCAGCAGCCTGATTTGAAGCTCATGCAGCAGCTGAATAAGAGGACAGGAAAACTTGACTCCAAGGGCAATG GTTCTTTAGGCGAGTCTCTTTCCTTTGCAAATGAATCACAATACTTAGTGATTCATAGAGCAAGTGTGAGGAAGCTGCTGCAGGATATTTCCGAAAAAGGACTTGCAAAATTAACAGAG GAGGAACTCGTAAGTCGATTCCGAGCCAACCTGGTACTGGATGGAGGGGAGCCTTACGAGGAGGACTCATGGGAGGAACTGCTACTGGGCAAGCTAAGATTTAag GTTCAAGGAGGGTGTAACAGGTGCCAGATGGTGGGTGTCATTCCAGAAActggggagaggatgaaagagccCATGATCACATTGGCAGCTACAAGAGGTTCTTATATGAAGTTTGGAATCCACGCTGCAGCTGTATCCTCAGTATCTATTGATGAAACTATTTCAGTCAGAAGTAAAGTCCGTGTAACATCTAATGCAGACTTAATGTAG
- the mal gene encoding molybdenum cofactor sulfurase isoform X2 produces the protein MENHTSVLGMRGPAAANGADVYCLQTEQLHHVLDKCKTFPSKTNLNHTDAREKDDSVRAPNGNRKKKRHCLFAYSAQCNFSGVKSPLVWIDKVQKGALDPVLKRQPLNKNNTYLPENTADDCIWYVVLDAAGFTATCPLDLSQWKPDFVPVSFYKIFGYPTGLGCLLVHQRAWIVLGKSYFGGGSVLMIDSRRIVAVPRPVLHEKFEDGTLAFLNIPAVRNGLDTIENHTGGMKNVQQHVFNLARYTHHSLRSFRHGNGAPVVEAYPKGAYWDVRTQGSIVNFSILKSDGTYVGYSQVEKFASLYNIHLRTGCLCNPGACQKYLNISEETLIQQFKAGHVCGDAHDLVEGLPTGSVRISFGYMNSYKDADQLLQMVKECFVEGNLIIDSSWIEVQPCLVEKESHHMRGQTESEKLEIVNRNEEHFDGDESTVRTMNGYLDSDVTNTPLQVENERNVTSAPPLKLTNIILYPVKSCSGISVREWSIGEEGLKYDRQWMIVTNSGATLTQKRLPIMSLIKPSIDMINGLLKLSFKGESIAVPLEPQDGSTRDASLCRGVVCGDRIRGHDCGPEVGNWLSRVLQQPDLKLMQQLNKRTGKLDSKGNGSLGESLSFANESQYLVIHRASVRKLLQDISEKGLAKLTEEELVSRFRANLVLDGGEPYEEDSWEELLLGKLRFKVQGGCNRCQMVGVIPETGERMKEPMITLAATRGSYMKFGIHAAAVSSVSIDETISVRSKVRVTSNADLM, from the exons ATGGAGAATCATACCTCTGTGTTGGGTATGAGGGGACCTGCTGCTGCTAATGGTGCTGATGTGTATTGTCTCCAAACAGAACAGCTCCACCATGTGCTAGATAAGTGCAAGACATTTCCCTCCAAGACAAATCTTAACCACACAGATGCAAGGGAGAAGGATGATAGTGTAAGAGCTCCAAATggcaacagaaagaaaaagaggcattGTCTCTTTGCTTACAGTGCCCAGTGTAATTTTTCTGGTGTAAAGTCTCCTTTGGTATGGATAGATAAAGTTCAAAAAGGTGCTTTAGACCCTGTCTTGAAGAGGCAACCTTTAAACAAGAATAATACTTATTTGCCAG AAAACACAGCAGATGACTGCATTTGGTATGTGGTCCTGGACGCTGCTGGATTCACTGCTACATGCCCCCTAGACCTCTCTCAGTGGAAGCCAGATTTTGTTCCAGTGTCCTTCTACAAAATCTTTGGATACCCAACAGGCCTTG GTTGCTTGTTGGTGCATCAAAGAGCATGGATAGTCTTGGGAAAAAGCTACTTTGGGGGTGGTTCAGTGCTGATGATAGACTCTCGGAGGATTGTGGCTGTGCCTCGGCCTGTTCTTCACGAGAA GTTTGAAGATGGAACGTTGGCCTTCCTCAATATTCCTGCGGTTCGCAATGGGCTTGATACCATTGAAAATCACACAG gTGGGATGAAGAACGTCCAGCAACATGTTTTCAACTTAGCCCGCTACACACATCACAGTCTGCGAAGTTTCAGGCATGGGAATGGAGCCCCTGTTGTTGAGGCTTATCCTAAGGGTGCTTACTGGGATGTAAGGACTCAGGGATCCATTGTTAACTTCAGCATTCTTAAGTCAGATGGGACGTACGTTGGATATTCACAG GTGGAGAAATTTGCTTCCCTGTACAACATTCATTTACGCACTGGGTGTCTGTGTAATCCTGGAGCCTGCCAGAAGTACTTGAACATCTCTGAGGAGACACTAATTCAACAGTTTAAG GCTGGACATGTATGTGGAGATGCACATGACCTGGTAGAGGGTCTTCCGACTGGGTCTGTGAGGATAAGTTTTGGCTACATGAACTCCTACAAAGATGCAGACCAGCTACTCCAAATGGTGAAAGAGTGCTTTGTGGAAGGCAATCTCATTATTGATAGTTCATGGATAGAAGTTCAGCCCTGTTTAGTGGAAAAGGAAAGCCATCACATGAGAGGACAGACAGAATCGGAAAAGTTGGAAATTGTGAATAGAAATGAGGAACATTTTGATGGCGATGAAAGTACTGTGAGAACCATGAATGGATATTTAGATTCTGACGTTACAAACACACCATTACaagtggaaaatgaaagaaatgtgaCTTCTGCACCACCACTTAAACTCACAAATATTATTCTGTACCCAGTTAAATCTTGCAGTGGTATATCAGTAAGAGAATGGAGTATAGGAGAAGAGGGACTGAAGTATGACCGGCAGTGGATGATTGTAACAAACTCTGGGGCAACGCTTACACAGAAAAGGCTTCCAATTATGAGCCTCATAAAACCAAGCATTGACATGATAAATGGACTTCTTAAGCTTTCTTTCAAAG GTGAAAGTATTGCAGTTCCCTTAGAACCTCAGGACGGCAGCACCAGAGACGCATCTCTCTGCCGTGGTGTTGTGTGTGGCGACCGGATAAGGGGCCATGACTGTGGACCAGAAGTTGGGAATTGGCTTTCACGGGTACTTCAGCAGCCTGATTTGAAGCTCATGCAGCAGCTGAATAAGAGGACAGGAAAACTTGACTCCAAGGGCAATG GTTCTTTAGGCGAGTCTCTTTCCTTTGCAAATGAATCACAATACTTAGTGATTCATAGAGCAAGTGTGAGGAAGCTGCTGCAGGATATTTCCGAAAAAGGACTTGCAAAATTAACAGAG GAGGAACTCGTAAGTCGATTCCGAGCCAACCTGGTACTGGATGGAGGGGAGCCTTACGAGGAGGACTCATGGGAGGAACTGCTACTGGGCAAGCTAAGATTTAag GTTCAAGGAGGGTGTAACAGGTGCCAGATGGTGGGTGTCATTCCAGAAActggggagaggatgaaagagccCATGATCACATTGGCAGCTACAAGAGGTTCTTATATGAAGTTTGGAATCCACGCTGCAGCTGTATCCTCAGTATCTATTGATGAAACTATTTCAGTCAGAAGTAAAGTCCGTGTAACATCTAATGCAGACTTAATGTAG